In Sulfurihydrogenibium subterraneum DSM 15120, a single window of DNA contains:
- a CDS encoding ATP-binding protein, with the protein MNIKKVFYEDLLLDIKLDKSTKDVEPKPVFFGQERVENAFRIGLSVKKEGYNLYVAGPDGIGRTIYTKNRLEEEALKYPTPEDIIYYYDFENPFRPKFLKVKAGLGKILVSLVDEVLNILKREVYKIFESKEYEDEEANILRSVEEKREELFESLRDEAQKYNLGVIITPRGIELFPIINGRVITNLKNLSEKQFEEYQENLDKFDSKFRDYIRQLRELDHQVEDLLKSLKVKVSKFKIDSIYYKLEKTFENNPQILNFIEYHKKNVIENIDVFIELRYAEKNPFVLKSLEKELESFQLNLIVDNSNTKGAPIIIETNPSFKNLFGGITYQAELGVLYANHKNIFAGSFHKANGGFLVLYIKDLLKNIFLWEAFKKAIVNKEVYINQDYTLGLYSLQVGLDPEPIPLDIKVILIGDSFTYDLLSEYDPEFKKIFKIKAEFNPIVKINDDILNKFPTLVKNIVSSEDLKDVSKEGLQELLKFSIYKSGSREKVNLNFSLITDILREASAISDSQLIQPEDIKSVIKDKLFRENLIEEKIFELINEGKIIIDIDNKKVGQVYGLSVYEVGNLSFGKPTRITASAYIGEKGIINIEREVELSGPIHDKGVLILSGYLGKKYGTDFPLALNCSITFEQSYGEVEGDSASLAELIAILSEIGEVPVRQNIAVTGSVDQHGNVQPVGGIKEKIEGFFKVCKIKGLTGKEGVIIPLKNKDNLLLDEEVIQAVKDDKFNIFFVENVDEAIFILSELDPLDFHRKVKLRLEEFYKNSTKFFKGK; encoded by the coding sequence ATGAATATTAAAAAAGTTTTTTACGAAGATTTATTATTAGACATAAAACTTGATAAATCTACAAAAGATGTAGAACCTAAACCAGTATTTTTCGGCCAAGAACGTGTTGAAAATGCTTTTAGAATTGGATTAAGTGTAAAAAAGGAAGGCTATAACTTATATGTAGCAGGTCCCGATGGAATAGGAAGAACTATTTACACTAAAAATAGACTTGAAGAAGAGGCATTAAAGTATCCAACACCTGAGGATATTATTTACTATTATGATTTTGAAAATCCTTTTCGTCCAAAATTTTTAAAGGTAAAAGCTGGATTAGGAAAAATACTTGTATCTCTTGTAGATGAAGTTTTGAATATTTTGAAAAGAGAAGTTTACAAAATATTTGAGAGTAAAGAATACGAAGATGAAGAAGCTAATATATTAAGGTCTGTAGAGGAAAAAAGAGAAGAACTATTTGAAAGCTTAAGAGATGAAGCACAAAAATATAACCTTGGAGTGATCATAACTCCAAGAGGAATAGAACTTTTTCCGATAATTAATGGTAGAGTTATAACAAACTTAAAAAACCTATCAGAAAAACAGTTTGAAGAGTATCAAGAGAATCTTGATAAATTTGATTCTAAATTCAGGGATTATATAAGGCAACTTAGAGAATTAGATCATCAAGTTGAGGATCTTTTAAAAAGTTTAAAAGTTAAAGTCTCAAAATTTAAAATAGACAGTATATACTATAAATTAGAGAAAACTTTTGAAAATAACCCACAAATTCTCAATTTTATTGAATATCATAAAAAGAATGTTATTGAAAATATAGATGTATTTATAGAACTAAGATATGCAGAAAAAAATCCATTTGTATTAAAGAGTTTAGAAAAAGAATTAGAAAGTTTTCAACTTAATCTTATAGTAGATAACTCTAATACAAAAGGAGCTCCTATAATAATAGAGACAAATCCAAGTTTTAAAAATCTCTTTGGAGGTATAACATACCAAGCAGAATTGGGAGTTCTTTATGCAAATCATAAAAATATATTTGCAGGCAGTTTTCATAAAGCAAACGGTGGTTTTCTTGTTTTGTACATAAAAGACCTTTTAAAAAATATCTTCTTATGGGAAGCTTTTAAAAAGGCTATAGTAAATAAAGAAGTTTACATAAATCAAGATTACACCTTAGGATTGTACTCCTTACAAGTTGGATTGGATCCAGAGCCAATTCCTTTAGATATTAAAGTAATTTTAATTGGTGATAGTTTTACTTATGACCTTTTATCTGAATATGACCCAGAATTTAAAAAAATTTTTAAGATAAAAGCAGAATTCAATCCGATAGTAAAAATTAACGATGATATCCTAAATAAATTTCCAACTTTAGTTAAAAATATAGTATCTTCTGAAGATTTAAAAGATGTTTCAAAAGAAGGTTTACAAGAGCTTTTAAAATTCTCTATCTATAAATCAGGTAGTAGAGAAAAAGTAAACTTGAATTTTAGCTTAATAACAGACATTTTGAGAGAGGCAAGTGCTATTTCAGATTCTCAATTAATACAACCAGAAGATATAAAGTCTGTAATAAAAGACAAATTGTTTAGAGAAAATTTGATAGAAGAGAAAATTTTTGAACTTATAAACGAAGGAAAGATAATAATAGATATAGATAATAAAAAAGTTGGTCAGGTATATGGTCTTTCTGTTTATGAAGTTGGTAATTTATCCTTTGGAAAACCTACAAGAATTACTGCATCAGCATATATAGGAGAAAAAGGAATAATAAACATAGAAAGAGAAGTTGAATTAAGTGGTCCTATACACGATAAAGGAGTATTAATACTATCTGGTTATTTAGGTAAAAAGTATGGTACAGATTTTCCTTTAGCATTAAACTGTAGTATCACTTTTGAACAGTCCTATGGCGAAGTAGAAGGAGACAGTGCATCTTTAGCAGAATTAATTGCTATTTTATCAGAGATTGGTGAGGTACCTGTTAGACAAAATATTGCTGTTACAGGGTCAGTAGATCAACATGGAAACGTTCAACCTGTTGGTGGAATAAAAGAAAAGATAGAAGGATTCTTTAAAGTATGTAAAATAAAAGGATTGACAGGTAAAGAGGGAGTTATTATACCTTTAAAAAACAAAGATAATCTGTTATTAGACGAAGAAGTAATACAAGCTGTTAAAGATGATAAATTTAACATATTCTTTGTGGAAAATGTAGATGAAGCTATTTTTATTCTATCAGAGCTTGACCCATTAGACTTCCACAGAAAAGTGAAATTACGCTTAGAAGAATTTTATAAGAATTCTACAAAATTTTTTAAAGGTAAATAA
- a CDS encoding MqnA/MqnD/SBP family protein, protein MIIRVAHSPDSDDAFMFYAINQKKIDTKGYEFVDILSDIETLNKEALKGTYEVSAISIHAFPYVADKYALLSSGASMGDNYGPMVVARESFDPKELKNKKIAVPGTLTSAFLALKLFEPNIDYIVIPFDKIIEEVKSGNVDAGLIIHEGQLTYKDEGLVCIVDLGKWWYEKTGGLPLPLGGNVIRKDLGINTMKKISEILKESIKYSLTHRDEAVEYALKYARGMDKNKADKFIGMYVNNLTVDYGEKGKKAIELFLKEAYEKGFIPNMPEITFV, encoded by the coding sequence GTGATTATTAGAGTTGCCCATAGTCCAGACTCAGACGATGCATTTATGTTTTACGCTATTAACCAAAAAAAGATAGATACAAAAGGATATGAATTTGTAGATATACTCTCTGATATAGAAACTCTTAACAAAGAAGCCCTTAAAGGAACATACGAAGTAAGCGCTATATCTATTCATGCATTTCCCTACGTAGCTGATAAGTACGCCCTTTTATCAAGTGGAGCCAGTATGGGAGATAATTACGGACCTATGGTTGTTGCAAGAGAATCTTTTGACCCAAAAGAGTTAAAAAACAAGAAAATAGCAGTGCCTGGAACTTTAACCTCTGCATTTTTAGCCTTAAAACTCTTTGAGCCAAATATAGATTACATTGTAATCCCTTTTGATAAAATAATAGAAGAAGTAAAGTCTGGAAACGTAGATGCAGGGCTTATAATACACGAAGGACAGTTAACATACAAAGATGAAGGTTTAGTTTGTATTGTAGACCTTGGTAAGTGGTGGTATGAAAAAACAGGAGGTTTACCATTACCTTTAGGCGGAAACGTCATTAGAAAAGATTTAGGTATTAATACTATGAAAAAAATTTCCGAAATATTAAAAGAGAGTATTAAATACTCTCTTACCCACAGAGATGAAGCGGTAGAGTATGCATTGAAGTATGCAAGAGGAATGGATAAAAACAAAGCAGATAAATTTATAGGAATGTACGTAAATAATTTAACCGTAGATTACGGAGAAAAAGGAAAAAAAGCGATAGAGCTATTTTTAAAAGAAGCTTACGAAAAAGGTTTTATACCCAATATGCCTGAGATAACTTTTGTTTAA
- the hisF gene encoding imidazole glycerol phosphate synthase subunit HisF has translation MLAKRIIPCLDVNKGRVVKGVNFVNLIDAGDPVEIAAAYDKEGADEIVFLDITASAEDRDIILDVVKKTAETVFMPLTVGGGVRSLEDIRKLLENGADKVSINTAAVKNPSLVESAAVRFGSSTIVVAIDAKKIDENKWEVYINGGRTPTGIDAVQWAKAVEDLGAGEILLTSMDKDGTKSGYDVELTKAVSEAVKIPVIASGGAGKKEHFYEVFEEGKADAALAASLFHFKEVGIKELKQFLKEKNVNVRI, from the coding sequence TTGTTAGCAAAACGCATTATACCTTGTTTAGATGTTAATAAAGGTAGAGTTGTAAAAGGTGTTAACTTTGTAAATCTGATAGATGCGGGAGACCCTGTTGAGATAGCAGCTGCATACGATAAAGAAGGTGCTGATGAGATAGTTTTTCTTGATATTACGGCTTCTGCAGAAGATAGAGATATTATATTAGATGTTGTTAAAAAGACGGCAGAAACTGTTTTTATGCCACTGACTGTAGGTGGTGGTGTAAGGTCTTTAGAAGATATAAGAAAACTTCTTGAAAACGGAGCAGATAAAGTATCTATAAATACAGCAGCTGTAAAAAATCCATCTTTGGTAGAAAGTGCAGCAGTTAGATTTGGTTCATCTACAATAGTTGTAGCTATAGATGCAAAAAAGATAGATGAAAATAAATGGGAAGTTTACATAAACGGTGGTAGAACGCCAACAGGAATAGATGCAGTCCAGTGGGCAAAAGCTGTAGAAGACTTAGGAGCAGGAGAGATACTTCTTACATCTATGGATAAAGATGGTACAAAATCTGGATACGATGTAGAACTTACAAAAGCAGTATCTGAAGCTGTTAAAATTCCTGTTATAGCATCAGGAGGAGCAGGGAAAAAAGAACATTTTTATGAAGTGTTTGAAGAAGGAAAAGCAGATGCAGCTTTAGCAGCTTCTTTGTTTCATTTTAAAGAAGTAGGTATAAAAGAGTTAAAACAGTTTTTAAAAGAAAAAAACGTAAACGTGAGGATTTAA
- a CDS encoding toprim domain-containing protein: MSSNFSSFEDWKLKLKEESQNKHTCVLVEGKRDLTKLSSYGINNIIVLQGKKYYDVVENILNNFDKCIILFDVDKHGDKMFQKFSQMLKAEGIQVNSSYRDYLKSLNVEEIENLP, from the coding sequence GTGAGTAGTAATTTTTCTTCATTTGAAGATTGGAAGTTAAAATTAAAAGAAGAATCTCAAAACAAACACACCTGTGTACTCGTAGAAGGAAAAAGAGACTTAACAAAGTTGTCAAGCTATGGAATTAATAACATAATTGTCCTTCAAGGCAAAAAGTATTACGATGTTGTAGAAAATATTCTAAATAATTTCGATAAGTGTATCATCCTCTTTGATGTCGATAAACATGGAGATAAAATGTTTCAAAAATTTTCCCAGATGTTAAAAGCTGAGGGAATTCAAGTAAATTCTTCTTACAGAGATTATTTAAAATCACTAAACGTTGAAGAGATTGAAAATCTGCCTTAA
- the bioA gene encoding adenosylmethionine--8-amino-7-oxononanoate transaminase, whose translation MENNDLIKWDKEHFWHPFTQMKVYREEENVIVERGEGNYIYDIFGNKYLDGVASLWCNVHGHNHPKLNKAICDQVSKISHFTTLGASNVPAIILAKKLVEITPKSLNKVFYSEDGSEAMEIAIKIAYHYWHNKGYKEKTKFITLSQAYHGDTIGSVSVGGINIFHEKYKPLLFDVYKLPSPYLKAVEIAGREKALEYETTKKLIEEVEEFVFEHHQTIAGFVLEASVQGAAGILPFPKGYLKEVERICREYNVLMIVDEVATGFGRTGEMFACIKENVNPDIMALGKGITGGYLPLAATLTTDEIFEAFLGDFGEAKHFYHGHTYTGNPVACNVALANIDLFEEEKTLENVRKNIDILEKRLPEFLQLNHVIDVRNYGLMAGVELIKDKKTKQPYPYGDRTGFKVAKAMLKRGIWVRPLGDVMVIMPPLSIKEDELNYFLNSLKESIIEVCGD comes from the coding sequence ATGGAAAACAATGATTTAATCAAATGGGATAAAGAGCATTTCTGGCATCCTTTTACCCAGATGAAAGTTTACAGAGAAGAAGAAAATGTTATAGTTGAAAGAGGAGAAGGGAATTATATATACGATATATTTGGTAATAAGTACTTAGACGGAGTAGCATCTTTGTGGTGCAATGTTCACGGTCATAACCATCCAAAGTTAAACAAAGCAATCTGCGACCAAGTCAGTAAGATATCCCACTTTACGACCTTAGGAGCTTCTAACGTTCCAGCTATAATACTTGCAAAAAAACTTGTAGAGATAACTCCAAAAAGTTTAAATAAAGTCTTTTATAGCGAAGATGGGTCAGAGGCCATGGAAATTGCTATAAAGATAGCTTACCACTACTGGCATAACAAAGGCTATAAAGAAAAAACTAAGTTTATAACTTTAAGTCAAGCCTACCACGGAGACACTATAGGAAGTGTAAGTGTAGGAGGAATAAATATATTTCATGAAAAGTATAAACCTCTTTTATTTGACGTTTATAAACTTCCATCACCTTACTTAAAAGCTGTAGAGATAGCGGGAAGAGAAAAAGCTCTTGAGTATGAAACAACAAAAAAACTCATTGAAGAAGTAGAAGAGTTTGTTTTTGAGCACCATCAAACGATAGCTGGTTTTGTTTTAGAAGCAAGTGTGCAAGGAGCTGCTGGAATACTTCCATTTCCAAAAGGATACTTGAAAGAAGTAGAAAGAATATGTAGAGAATATAACGTATTAATGATAGTGGACGAAGTTGCTACTGGCTTTGGAAGGACTGGAGAGATGTTTGCCTGTATAAAAGAGAATGTAAATCCAGACATAATGGCTTTAGGTAAAGGAATAACAGGAGGTTATTTACCTTTAGCAGCAACCTTAACAACAGATGAGATATTTGAAGCGTTTTTAGGGGATTTTGGAGAAGCAAAACACTTTTACCACGGACACACTTACACAGGAAATCCTGTAGCGTGTAATGTTGCCCTTGCAAACATAGACCTTTTTGAAGAAGAAAAAACCCTTGAAAATGTTAGAAAAAACATTGATATTTTAGAAAAAAGATTACCTGAATTTTTACAACTAAACCACGTTATAGACGTTAGAAACTACGGCTTAATGGCAGGAGTTGAGCTAATTAAAGATAAAAAAACAAAACAACCTTACCCATATGGAGATAGAACTGGATTTAAAGTTGCAAAAGCAATGCTTAAAAGAGGCATATGGGTTAGACCACTTGGAGACGTTATGGTTATAATGCCACCTCTTTCAATAAAAGAAGATGAGTTAAATTACTTTTTAAATTCACTAAAAGAAAGTATAATAGAAGTATGCGGAGATTAA
- a CDS encoding RNA methyltransferase translates to MMHNDHVYVSVVHYPALNKEKKWVCTSFTTLDFHDVARPARTYELAGYYIVQPLEAQQFVIKEQIKYWTEGFGASFNPRRSMAGSLVRVVSSITEMLEKIKKEKGKYPKLIATSAKRYPQTVSYSQMREILSKKDDVYLILLGTGWGMPSELVESCDYVLEPILGPGDYNHLSVRNAAAIILDRLFSINRC, encoded by the coding sequence ATGATGCATAACGACCATGTTTACGTATCTGTAGTTCATTATCCTGCTTTAAATAAAGAAAAAAAATGGGTATGTACATCTTTTACAACTTTAGACTTTCATGATGTGGCAAGACCAGCAAGAACCTATGAACTTGCTGGTTATTATATAGTACAACCATTAGAAGCCCAGCAGTTTGTTATAAAAGAGCAAATAAAATATTGGACAGAAGGTTTTGGAGCCTCTTTTAACCCAAGAAGGTCTATGGCAGGTAGTTTGGTAAGAGTCGTTTCTTCTATTACAGAGATGTTAGAGAAAATAAAAAAAGAGAAAGGGAAGTATCCAAAATTGATAGCAACATCAGCAAAGAGGTATCCACAAACTGTAAGTTATTCACAAATGAGAGAAATTTTAAGCAAAAAAGATGATGTGTACCTTATTTTACTTGGAACAGGTTGGGGTATGCCTTCTGAATTAGTTGAAAGCTGTGATTATGTTTTAGAACCTATATTAGGTCCGGGAGATTACAATCATTTATCTGTAAGAAATGCAGCTGCTATTATTTTAGACAGGCTTTTTTCTATCAATAGATGTTAA
- a CDS encoding L,D-transpeptidase codes for MMVRFVLLFFLINLPLYATEDLFKVAKQKVQTKSVEDVILKSLKLYNDGLYTNAINLVQDTLIKNEVNDQNYTILNLILASSIYKAREEDLMYKFIQQLQDNRLDDYSLYRIYQIAMTIFIERKHQEGQEYILNKLGLNTKENPKLESVEDPAKVIEAIITGKESKKEKIKRLVKSNRFVLFGEDSKVINYKNVSFILGQNIFELDPQIPIIRKLSIYVSEKDQTLLEISKKLDLGYYELKNANPFLDPFDIRKNQIIIVPFRRILPIKNFSYETIYININEKRLYYPIMIEGKSYVITFPIGIGADEAQSPVGDFKISQKRENPAWYPPESIRKEQPDLPPVFPPGPDNPLGTRAMRLGSTSFLMHGTNKEYGIGMKVSHGCIRMYNEDVERLFELVEVGTPVVSRDIPYKVFFNSEKFIEAFDDEGVSALEKANLVSKKFIEFYKTDIIGKSFAVRAW; via the coding sequence ATGATGGTAAGATTTGTACTTTTATTTTTTTTAATTAATTTACCTTTGTACGCAACAGAAGATTTATTTAAGGTAGCAAAACAAAAAGTACAGACAAAAAGTGTAGAAGATGTAATATTAAAGTCTTTAAAACTTTACAACGATGGACTTTACACAAATGCAATAAATCTCGTTCAAGACACCTTAATTAAAAACGAGGTAAACGACCAAAATTATACTATTCTAAACTTAATCTTAGCATCTTCTATATACAAAGCCCGAGAAGAAGATTTAATGTACAAGTTTATACAGCAGCTTCAAGACAATAGATTAGATGATTACTCTCTTTATAGAATATATCAGATAGCTATGACAATATTTATTGAAAGAAAACATCAAGAAGGTCAAGAGTATATACTGAATAAATTAGGTTTAAACACAAAAGAAAATCCAAAGTTAGAATCTGTAGAAGACCCAGCAAAAGTAATAGAGGCTATAATAACAGGAAAAGAGTCAAAAAAAGAGAAAATTAAAAGACTTGTAAAAAGCAACAGATTTGTACTTTTTGGAGAAGATTCAAAAGTTATAAACTATAAAAATGTAAGTTTTATATTAGGTCAAAACATATTTGAGCTTGACCCTCAAATTCCCATAATAAGAAAACTGTCTATATACGTCTCAGAAAAAGACCAAACCTTACTTGAAATCTCAAAAAAGTTAGACCTTGGGTACTATGAACTTAAAAATGCAAACCCATTTTTAGACCCATTTGACATAAGAAAAAATCAAATAATAATCGTACCATTTAGAAGAATACTACCAATTAAAAACTTCTCTTACGAAACAATATATATTAATATTAATGAAAAAAGACTTTACTATCCAATTATGATAGAAGGGAAAAGTTATGTAATAACATTTCCAATAGGGATAGGTGCGGATGAGGCACAATCTCCAGTAGGAGATTTTAAAATATCACAAAAAAGAGAAAATCCTGCTTGGTATCCGCCAGAAAGTATAAGAAAAGAACAACCTGATTTACCACCCGTTTTTCCTCCAGGACCTGACAACCCACTTGGAACAAGGGCAATGAGACTTGGGAGTACTTCATTTTTAATGCATGGAACAAATAAGGAGTACGGAATAGGAATGAAAGTTAGTCACGGTTGTATAAGAATGTACAACGAAGACGTAGAAAGATTGTTTGAACTTGTAGAAGTAGGAACTCCTGTTGTAAGTAGAGATATTCCATATAAAGTATTTTTCAACTCAGAAAAGTTTATAGAAGCTTTTGATGATGAAGGAGTATCAGCCTTAGAAAAAGCCAACCTCGTTAGTAAAAAGTTTATAGAGTTTTATAAAACAGACATAATAGGAAAAAGCTTTGCCGTAAGGGCTTGGTGA
- a CDS encoding histidine kinase yields the protein MKILYIGKDKNSYEILNEVASLSQSEVIMVESLEDAKNYITTNKDIHGIIASPKVDNLPSLQLLSILKRDESLKDIPFIILGENITKEDVEYYKGMGATEVFEIPFNPLEVFLILTASLKDAKGEEVVKQILHEAKKDKSLFMKILKLIKRLFGIKGE from the coding sequence ATGAAAATCCTCTACATAGGGAAAGATAAAAATTCATACGAAATTTTAAATGAAGTAGCATCTTTAAGTCAATCAGAAGTTATAATGGTTGAAAGTTTAGAAGATGCAAAAAATTACATAACTACAAACAAAGATATCCACGGAATAATAGCATCTCCCAAAGTAGATAACCTGCCTTCACTTCAACTGTTATCTATACTTAAAAGAGATGAAAGTTTAAAAGATATTCCTTTTATAATACTTGGAGAAAATATTACAAAAGAAGATGTTGAGTATTACAAAGGAATGGGAGCCACAGAAGTGTTTGAAATACCTTTTAATCCACTTGAAGTTTTTCTTATTTTAACCGCATCCTTGAAGGACGCAAAAGGTGAAGAAGTTGTAAAACAGATACTCCACGAAGCTAAGAAAGATAAATCTTTATTTATGAAAATCCTTAAGCTTATAAAAAGGTTATTTGGAATTAAAGGTGAGTAG
- the mraY gene encoding phospho-N-acetylmuramoyl-pentapeptide-transferase: MFYHLFYEYLDINIFKYITFRGFYALLTAFFISLVLGPYVIERLKVFQNKQGGYVRQDTPDWHQIKKHTPTMGGVLILLSVLFTSVLWCRLDNIYIWLLMFTFLSFGFIGFLDDYKKVKDKKGLSSKAKFLMQLVSSTLISVALYIYPKFNTILYFPFFKNLSIDLGIFYIPLMIFIIVGASNAVNLTDGLDGLAIGPSLISVSTFAIFAYISGNIVLSKYLIVPYVEGSGEITVFLMALLGAGLGFLWFNSFPAEMFMGDAGALSIGAVLGLTSIITKQEIVLAIVGGIFVLETLSVIAQVGYYRLTGGKRLFKMAPIHHHFELHGIPEPKIVVRVWIISLLLSIIALSTLKIR; encoded by the coding sequence ATGTTTTACCATTTATTTTATGAGTATTTAGACATTAATATATTTAAGTATATAACTTTTAGGGGTTTTTACGCTTTACTGACGGCATTTTTTATATCGTTAGTCTTAGGTCCTTATGTTATAGAAAGATTAAAAGTTTTCCAAAATAAACAAGGTGGATATGTAAGACAAGATACTCCTGATTGGCATCAGATAAAAAAACACACACCTACAATGGGAGGAGTTTTAATACTGTTATCTGTATTATTTACATCTGTTCTATGGTGTCGTCTTGACAACATTTATATCTGGCTTTTAATGTTTACATTTTTATCCTTTGGTTTTATTGGGTTTTTAGATGATTACAAAAAAGTCAAAGATAAAAAAGGTTTGTCTTCTAAAGCAAAATTTTTGATGCAACTTGTATCATCAACTTTAATATCTGTAGCTTTATACATATATCCGAAGTTTAATACTATTTTATATTTTCCGTTTTTTAAAAATTTAAGTATAGATTTAGGTATTTTTTACATACCTTTAATGATATTCATAATAGTAGGTGCGTCAAACGCTGTTAACTTAACAGATGGACTTGATGGATTGGCAATAGGACCTTCTTTAATATCAGTTTCTACTTTTGCTATATTTGCTTACATAAGTGGAAATATCGTCTTATCTAAATACCTTATAGTTCCTTATGTAGAAGGTAGTGGAGAGATAACAGTCTTTCTTATGGCTTTACTTGGTGCAGGACTTGGGTTTTTATGGTTTAACTCTTTTCCGGCTGAAATGTTTATGGGAGATGCAGGAGCTCTATCTATAGGAGCTGTTTTAGGTCTTACATCTATAATAACAAAACAAGAAATTGTTTTAGCAATAGTAGGTGGTATATTTGTATTAGAAACGTTATCTGTTATAGCTCAAGTAGGCTACTACAGGTTAACAGGTGGTAAAAGACTATTTAAAATGGCTCCTATACACCACCATTTTGAGCTTCACGGTATTCCTGAACCAAAAATAGTCGTAAGAGTATGGATAATATCTCTTCTTTTATCGATTATCGCTTTATCAACATTAAAGATTAGATAA
- the cimA gene encoding citramalate synthase produces the protein MEKQVLIYDTTLRDGTQAEGVSVSVEDKLRIAEKLADFGVHYIEGGWPGSNPKDMTFFKEVKKLNLKNTKITAFGSTRRSSLKVEEDPQIQDLIKAETPVITIFGKSWDLHVTEALKTTLEKNLEMIYDSISYLKKYVDEVIFDAEHFFDGFKENPNYALEVLKVAQQAGADFLILCDTNGGSLPTDIERAFKSVKEAGITAKLGIHAHNDSDTAVWNSIVAVLNGAVQVHGTINGIGERCGNANLCSIIPNLSLKLGYETVPRENIKRLKEISNFVSDIINMPVPKNMPYVGDSAFAHKGGVHASAVLRNPRSYEHILPEEVGNRRKVLVSDLAGKSNIIYKAKEIGIEIDEKDERLTKLVQEIKELENQGYHFEAAEASLELLIRKHLGTLPKYFDLDAYRVLIARRYTDKSPISEATVRIKIENHYEHTASLGYGPVNALDKALKKALTAVYPSLAEVELIDYKVRIVNESGGTAAKIRVLIESRDKSKKWGTVGVSDNIIEASWQAVVDSIVYKLVKDGIKPAGEKDDA, from the coding sequence ATGGAAAAACAAGTATTAATATACGATACAACGCTAAGAGACGGGACTCAAGCGGAAGGTGTAAGTGTTTCTGTAGAAGACAAACTTAGAATTGCAGAGAAATTAGCAGACTTTGGCGTTCATTACATAGAAGGTGGTTGGCCAGGCTCAAACCCAAAAGATATGACTTTTTTTAAAGAGGTAAAAAAGTTAAATTTAAAAAACACAAAAATAACAGCCTTTGGTTCTACAAGAAGATCTTCCTTAAAAGTTGAAGAAGACCCACAAATTCAAGACTTAATAAAAGCAGAAACACCAGTAATAACAATATTTGGTAAATCTTGGGATTTACACGTAACTGAAGCTTTAAAAACAACCTTAGAAAAAAATCTTGAGATGATATACGATTCTATCTCTTACTTGAAAAAGTACGTAGATGAAGTAATATTTGACGCAGAACACTTTTTTGACGGATTTAAAGAGAATCCTAACTACGCTTTAGAAGTTTTAAAAGTTGCTCAGCAGGCAGGAGCTGATTTTTTAATTCTGTGTGATACTAACGGAGGAAGTCTTCCTACAGATATTGAAAGAGCGTTTAAATCTGTAAAAGAAGCTGGTATTACTGCAAAACTTGGCATACACGCTCATAACGACTCAGATACAGCTGTATGGAACTCTATTGTAGCCGTTTTAAATGGAGCAGTCCAAGTACACGGAACTATAAACGGTATAGGAGAAAGATGTGGAAACGCTAACCTTTGTTCTATAATTCCTAATCTATCTTTAAAGCTTGGATACGAAACTGTCCCAAGAGAAAACATAAAAAGGTTAAAAGAAATATCTAACTTTGTTTCAGACATAATTAACATGCCTGTTCCTAAAAATATGCCTTACGTTGGAGATAGTGCATTTGCCCATAAAGGTGGAGTACACGCATCAGCAGTTTTAAGAAATCCAAGAAGTTATGAACACATCTTGCCAGAAGAAGTAGGCAACAGAAGAAAAGTATTAGTCTCTGATTTAGCAGGAAAAAGTAATATCATATACAAAGCAAAAGAGATAGGAATAGAAATAGATGAAAAAGACGAAAGACTCACAAAACTTGTCCAAGAAATAAAGGAGTTAGAAAACCAAGGTTATCACTTTGAAGCTGCAGAAGCGTCTTTAGAACTTCTTATAAGAAAACATCTCGGAACATTACCAAAATACTTTGATTTGGATGCCTACAGAGTTTTAATAGCAAGAAGATACACAGACAAAAGCCCTATATCAGAAGCAACCGTAAGAATAAAAATAGAAAACCACTATGAGCATACAGCATCTTTAGGTTATGGTCCTGTTAATGCATTAGACAAAGCATTAAAAAAGGCTTTGACAGCTGTCTATCCTTCATTGGCAGAAGTTGAGTTAATAGATTACAAAGTGAGAATAGTTAACGAAAGTGGCGGAACAGCTGCAAAAATAAGAGTACTTATAGAAAGTAGAGATAAAAGTAAAAAATGGGGAACTGTGGGAGTTTCTGATAACATTATAGAAGCGTCTTGGCAAGCAGTGGTTGACAGTATTGTGTATAAGCTTGTAAAAGATGGAATTAAACCAGCTGGAGAGAAAGATGATGCATAA